AGAGGTCTCAGTAGGAGAGCCAAGGATTTGAAAACAGACCTACTACCTGgatcaaacagacagacagagacagaggcttTGCATTGTTGGGTGGGTCAGTTAGGGTTGAGGGGGTCGAAGATAAGAGGTGAGAGGTCAAGGATAATGAGTTGTAGCTGTGTGATAAGTGACAAATgctacatcagagagagagagagagagagagagagagaagagagagagagagagagagagagagagagaagagagagagagagagacgagagaagaagagagagagagaggcgagagagagagagaagacaagacgagagagagagagagagagagagagagagagagagaagagagagagagagagagagaatgagatgaaTCTGAGTGAACAGAAAGACACACAATGTCTTATTGTTGAGGATGGTTACTCGTGATagggtgagtgtgtatgtatagagtgtgtgtgtatctagcgACTTTACTCTTGATAGGTGGGCACACATATCTAGCGACTTTAACTCTTGATGTGGGCAACATATCTAGCGACTTTAACTCTTGATAGGTTGCACACATATCTAGCGACTTTAACTCTTGATAGGTTGGCACACAATGCTacatacacttagaaaaaagggttccaaagggttctTCGGAATAGAAAACCTTCAGtaaaccctttttagttccagtaaaccccccttttttctcctttcgtggaaagggttttacatggaactaaaaaggttcttcaaagggttctccaatgggttccccatgggaacagccgaagaaccatattaggttttagatagcacctttttttctaagagtgtgcagTAGGCACTCTTTATCTGGCAATTACATCCACGTAACCTCAGTCTCAAACCACCGAGACTTCTCCTTTATCAGCAGTGGATTGACCTTCAGTGGGAGATGACGTGTGTGTTCATAacgtctcgttctctctctagtCCCCTAATAACGGTAAACGGTGTAAGATGATTCACGTGCAGAAGTGGGACGGCAAGGAGACCACTCTGGTTCGTGAAGTCAGTGGCAACGCCCTCGAACTGGTCAGtaccgtgtgtgttgtgtgtgtgtgtattggtgtttAACTCTCATTGTAAGAATGTGTCTGTTGTATatctaactctcctctcctctcctctcctctctctcctctcctctcctctctcctcctctcctctcctctcctctccttcctctcctctcctccctctcctctccctctcctctccctctcctctcctctccctctccctctccctctccctctccctctccacagacACTgactcttggtgatgtcatctgCACACGCTCTTACATCAAAGCCGAGTAACAACGTCCACCAAAAAACTCTCCTTTACCACACCTGCCAAAATCACAACAACCCTTCACCCTTAACCCCGATCCCCACTGTAACGACCTCTAACCcctgtctgacctctaacccccgACCCCTTCTATGTTGTCCCGTCCTTCTCTTTGTAGTGCTTCTCCTTTGTATGAAACACTGAATAAATTCCACTGACGTTTATTTTCTTCTCTAAAGCCTTCCTGAGTTCTTCTCTGTCAGTCACCTCACAATCCCCATGACAACAGTCACCACACCTACACCAGAGGCTCTACTTTCATCGAACCACAGGGATTTTGCCACTGGCCTGGAGGAAACTCAGTGAATCTACTAACTGTGTAGCAACCATTTTGTGCCAAATGGCTCATCACGTGTTACAGTTGTAGCAGCCATCTGGGTGGgttatggcagccattttgtgccggAGTTGAGATGTGAGGCTGCTGTAGGGGAASCAGCACTTGGCTCCACAGACGGATCAAAGCTGCTCTATATTCTGCTGTCAGAGATGGATTCtgggtaaactttgaacattgagatgttaaagacatgatagatcagatgCATAGTTTATAAAGGACTGACAAGTTCATGGTCCTCTGTAGTAAGACAACTAAGgttggaatgtgttgagtgcagggaaaACAGAATTGCATGTGACAGTATTTATAACGGGAGAAACCGTTGAAGGCTCATATCACTTAGTTCCCTGCCTAGCAGGAAGGATGCACTGTTTAGAGATacggaggagactccacccaaagtggggtatGAATACCACCACGGGGGGGAAGCCATGTCGGTGTCTGATTTACAGCTgtaacgaccctttgggaagaattaaacttagATAAGGTtgtctagtgtccgtgagttatttactctgaactaataagaacctaacagtatGTTGCAAAATCCTTTCCACTTTGACACGTTTCTGTGTTAGGCTCATACCAAGCGTCCTGATCTCTTACATCCGTGTAGCGAAACAGAATGTAAGTTTTCGAGTTCAGGATGGTTAGTATTGAGGCTAGCCGTGTGTGTGGCTCAGGGCAGGGGAGTTGACCTGCGGTACTATTAAAGCAGAGATCAGAGAAGTTCCAAACCAGCGAACACAGTTTACGTCTTTACAGAGCATCACAGGGAGAATAATTATAGGacaacgtctgtgtgtgtgtgtgtgtgtgtgtgtgtgtgtgtgtgtgtgtgtgtgtgtgtgtgtgtgtgtgtgtgtggtggtgtgtggtgtgtgtgtgtgtgtgtgtgtgtggtgtgtgttgttgttgtgctgtgtgtgtgttgtgtgtgtgtgtgtgtgtgttggacagcgtgtatgtgtgttttaccGCGTCGGGAAAACACGGAAACCTCCGAGTTAAAAGTTATTTGTGTAAAGCTTGCTATTGATTCATTCTGATACTTCCCAAGTGGGAAACTCGGGGGGTATCATCTTTCTACAACGAGAAAGCAAGTCGGAAATGTCCAAGTTTCCGAAGTGACTTGAACGCGGCATTAGAGTGGTTACCACTATTGACTCCTACTAGGTGAACGGAAATGTTGGTTGGTGCCTGGCTGCCGGCGTAGAAGTGTGTGTTTCCTGGGCtgtgattctgtgtgtgtttttctaatTCCGGCACATTCCCGGCTTGTATAGATTGGTGTCGTGTGTTGCAGACAGGCTACCAACTAGGTTCAAGGTGAGAGAACCCTACAGCACAGGACacctcatatttctatgtgaatctgGTCGGGTCACCCCAAAAAAAGTTACACGTTACAGCTTTTAAAGTAAATGTTCTCAAATgattcagagaacgttaagaaacaactttgttctgtgggaatttcaatccttcagcataatgttttctgCAGGTTTGTCCATTGGTTTAATTTAAAGTCATATTCTCataagaaaacattagtaacacttaaagaactccagccaccctagtcatagtctgttctctctgctaccgcacggcaagcggtaccggagcgccaagtctaggtccaaaagccttctaaacagcttctacccccaagctatgagaatatctacttctgctatctaggaaaaccaaagttccaaagtctgggcctaatatagtgtatWAGAGGTCATACAAAAAGTTTTGTA
Above is a window of Salvelinus sp. IW2-2015 unplaced genomic scaffold, ASM291031v2 Un_scaffold1381, whole genome shotgun sequence DNA encoding:
- the LOC112070630 gene encoding fatty acid-binding protein, heart; its protein translation is MTKPTTVIEVAGDTVTLKTQSTFKNTEISFKLGEEFDETTADDRKVKSPNNGKRCKMIHVQKWDGKETTLVREVSGNALELTLTLGDVICTRSYIKAE